GGCGTCAGCCGGCACTCGGTGTACCGCATGGCCGCGGGCGGGTCGTTGCCCATCGAGCCGAAGTTGCCCTGGCCGTCGATCATCAGATAACGCAACGACCACGGCTGCGCCATGCGGACGACGGAGTCGTAGATCGGGCTGTCGCCGTGCGGGTGGTAGTTGCCCATCACCTCGCCGACGACCCGGGACGACTTGACGGTGCTGCGGTCGGGGCGGAAACCGGCGTCGAACATGCCGTACAGCACCCGCCGGTGGACGGGCTTCAGACCGTCCCGCACGTCGGGCAGCGCGCGGCTGACGATGACGCTCATCGCGTAGTCGATGAACGACCGCTGCATCTCCTGCTGGATATCGACCGGTTCGGTGCGGTCGTGTTCTCCAGTGGTGGGTCCTGTCACGGAATGCCTACCTCCGAGGCGGCGGAGTTCCCCGTCCGTGCGAGCCGATCACTCGGCCGGCCGGGGATATCCACATGTGGATGATCACTGTGCATAGCTTTGCGCTCCACGAAAGAGCGGCGCCGAATCACCGGATGGATACCTGGAGATCATTTCCCGGTCACCCAGGGGATTCGGCGTGACCCTCACAGGTCGAGGAACCGCACGTCCTTGGCGTTCCTGGTGATGAACGACCGTCGCGCTTCGACGTCCTCGCCCATCAGCACCGAGAACAGGTCGTCGGCCTGGGCGGCGTCCTCCAGGGTGACCTGCAGGAGCAGCCGGTGCTCGGGGTCCATCGTGGTCTCCCACAATTCCTTGGCGTTCATCTCGCCCAGACCCTTGTAGCGCTGGACGCCCTCGTCCTTGATGAGCCGGCGGCCGGCCTTCTCGCCCTGGGCGATGAGGCCGTCCCGCTCGCGGTCGGAATAGGCGAACTCGTGGGCGCCCTTGGTCCACTTCAGCTTGTACAGCGGCGGCTGCGCCAGATACACGTGCCCGGCCTCGACCAGCGGCCGCATGAAACGGAACAGCAGCGTCAGCAGCAGCGTGCGGATGTGCTGGCCATCGACGTCGGCATCGGCCATCAGGACGATCTTGTGATAGCGCAGCTTGGCCAGATCGAAATCGTCGTGGATACCGGTGCCGAGCGCCGTGATGAGCGACTGGACCTCGGTGTTGCGCAACACCCGGTCGATGCGGGCCTTCTCGACGTTGATGATCTTGCCGCGGATCGGCAGGATCGCCTGGAACATCGAATCCCGGCCGGACTTGGCGCTGCCACCGGCGGAATCACCCTCGACGATGTACAGCTCGGACTTGCTCGGGTCGGTCGACCGGCAGTCGGCCAGCTTGCCGGGCAGCCCGCCGATCTCCAGGGCGCCCTTGCGTCGCACCAGCTCACGGGCCCGCCGGGCTGCGTCGCGGGCCTGCGCCGACGAGACGGCCTTGCTGATGATGACCTTGGCCTCGGTGGGATTGCGCTCCAACCAGTCGGCGATCCACTCGTTGGCCGCCGTCTGCACGAACGACTTGGCCTCGGTGTTGCCGAGCTTGCCCTTCGTCTGCCCCTCGAACTGCGGTTCCCGCAGCCGGATCGAGATGATCGCGGCCAGACCCTCCCGGACGTCACTGCCGTCCAGATTCGAGTCCTTTTCCTTCAGCAGCTTCTTCTCGCGCGCGTACTTGTTCACCGTCGAGGTCAGTGCGGCGCGGAAACCCTCCTCGTGGGTCCCGCCCTCGTGGGTGTTGATGGTGTTCGCGAAGGAATGGACCGACTCGTTGTAGGAGGAGTTCCACTGCATGGCGACCTCCACCTCCATGGTGTCGCCCTTCACCTCGAACCCGATGGTCGACGGGTGGATGGGGTCCTTCTTCGAATTCAGATGCTTGACGTAGTCCACCAGCCCGCCGGGGTAGTGGAACGTGCGCTCCAGCGGCTTGTGCTCGGAATCGCTGGCGTCGTCCTGCGCGGCCGACTCCGCGATGGCCGATTCGGCCGCCTCGTCCAGGTCGGCGGTCTTGCGCTCGTCCCGCAGCGTGATGGTCAGGCCCTTGTTGAGGAAGGCCATCTCCTGCAGGCGGCGCGAAATGGTCTCGACGTTGTAGGTCGTCGTCTCGAAGATGTCCGGGTCGGCCCAGAAGGTGACCGTGGTCCCGGTGTGCGAGCTCGGCCCGCGCACCTCCAGCGGCCCGGGCTTGGCCCGGGTGTATTCCTGATGGAACGACTTGCCGTCCCGCTCGATGTCGACCATCAATTTGAACGACAACGCGTTGACGACCGAGACGCCGACCCCGTGCAGACCACCGGACACCGCGTAGGAATCGGAATCGAACTTGCCGCCCGCGTGCAGGATGGTCAGCACGACCTCGACGGTCGGACGCTTCTCCTTGGGATGGATCTCGGTGGGGATGCCACGGCCGTTGTCGGTGACCGACACCCCGCCGTCGGCCCGCAGCACGACCAGCACCCGGTCGGCGTACCCGGCCATCGCCTCGTCGACGGCGTTGTCCACGACCTCCCACACCAGGTGGTGCAGACCGCGCTCGCCGGTCGAGCCGATGTACATGCCCGGGCGCTTGCGAACCGCCTCCAGGCCCTCCAGCACGGTGATCGATGAGGCGCCGTACTCGTTCTTCTTCGCCACGATGTGTCGTCTCGTTCCTGCTCGGTCCGGCACCGGCGTGGCCGCGCCGCCGGCTGGCGGTGTGCGGATGGTCACGCTGGTGCATTCGGGTGGACGACCTCGCGAGTGGGGGCCGACGACCGGGGAGAGCGACGACGGACAGGACCACGACCCGGCGTCGGGAGCCGATGAGGTCGGGGATGTCCGATCGCTCAGCGGCCGTTTCAGCGCCGTTCGCGGGGGTATCCCTGTCCATCCTACCGACGAACACGCCCACAGGAGGGCAATAGCGGCCTCTGATGCGGCCGTGGCGTCCCGGATTTCCCCCGGGTCGAGTGGTCGGCCCGAGATGCCGCGTCACGAGCGGCCACGGCGGCGCGGGAACGATCTTGAACCGGTCGGCTCACTGCGCCGTACGGGTGAACGACAGGCCCCGGTGACTCGTCCGATCCCGGACCGTGAAGGGCGGGCCCGATCGTCGCGGAACGCGGCAAGCGGAGCGCCTGCGATTACCGACCGTGTCCAGCGGGTAAAACCAGCGCACCGGCCGACCCCGTCAGGGACCGTCCGGACCGGCACCCGCCGGCGACCCGCCCCACCCGCACCCGCGGAAGCGGCCGGGTACCCCAGAGAGGACGGACCCGCCACCGCCCGCGGGACGTCCTCGAGTTCATGAGCAGGTGACCCGTCCATGAGTGCGCTCGATCCCCGACCGCTGGTCGGTGACGGCCCCGCCGTCACCCTGACCGAGCGACCCACCGCCCGACCCACGGACCTGCGCGCCACCCTCGACGAGGCCGTGCACCACGCCGTCCGCCGCGACCTGCAACGACTCGTGCAGGTCCTGAGCGACCCCGTCACCACGGTGCGCCGGGCCGCGATCGTCGGACACATCGAGTTCCTCGTCCCCCGGCTGCTCGCCCACCACGCCGGCGAGGACCGCCGCTGGAACCGGCTGTGCGACCGCCGCCCCGACCTGGCCGGGCACGCCGCCGCCGCCCGATCCGGCCACCGCGCCGTCCGCCGCGCCGGTCAGGACGTACTGTCCGCCGCCCGCACCTGGGCCGCCGACGGTGACCGGGACGCCCGCACCACACTGCGACGTCGGGTGTCCGACCTCGCCGCCCTGGCCGCCGAACAGTTCGAGCACGACGAGCGGGACCGCGCCCTGCTGCACGAGCCGACACTCGCGCTCGACCGGCCCCGACGGACCACGACCGGCCCCGGACGGTCCCCGCGCCGCACCGGCCGACGGCCCGCCTCCGTCGCCCACGAGACGTTCTGGCTGGTCGACGAACTCGACCCGGCCCTGGCCGCCCGCATCGTCGGCCGACACTCCCGGACCGCCCGCTGGGCGATGCGCAACCTGTTCAGCGGCGGCTACAACCGCTCCACCCACCTGATGTGGGTCGGCGGCGGCGACGGCCCGGCGATCTGAGCCGGCGCCGTCCGGGCGGGTAGGCGACTCGCTGCGCCATCCGCTCAGCGCCCGAAGCTCGCTCCCGGCTCCGCTCGTCCCTCGCTGCGCCGTCCGCTCAGCCGTACGTGTCGCGGGGGCCGCGTCCCGGCACGTGCCGCTGACCGAACCGCCAGGTCGGACCGGACGGCCCACGCGCGGTCAGCCGCTTCACCGAACGATCGCCCATCTGATCGTTGATCCGCTTGACGATCGGCCCCGCCATCATCCGGATCTGCGTCGCCCACGCCGTCGACTCCGCCTGCACCGTCAGCGCACCGTCCACCAGCGACACCGGCACGCAGTGGTCGGCGACCTCCGGGCCCACGATCTCGGCCCACCGGCCGAACAGCATCGCTTTGGTCAGGTCGGCGCCGGTACCGGCCGTCCGCACCCAGGTGCGCATGGTCGCCGCCAGCGGTTGCGGATCCCGCGCGTCCGGCCCCGGACCCGACCACCGGCGCCGACGCAGACCGGCCGCCCCACCCCGACGGACCATCGGGGTCCGCCCGGCCGCCTGCCGGCGCTGCGCGTTGGCCTCACGGGCGGCGGCCAACGCCGCCCGGGCCAGATCGACCCCCCTTGGCGGGGGCAGCAACCCCGGCGACTCCCCGTCCACCGGGTTCTGGGAGCTGTCCGCCTGATCAGCCATCGTCGTCCCCTCGCTGCTCCACCGGTGCGGCCGGCA
This sequence is a window from Nakamurella flava. Protein-coding genes within it:
- the gyrB gene encoding DNA topoisomerase (ATP-hydrolyzing) subunit B; this translates as MVAKKNEYGASSITVLEGLEAVRKRPGMYIGSTGERGLHHLVWEVVDNAVDEAMAGYADRVLVVLRADGGVSVTDNGRGIPTEIHPKEKRPTVEVVLTILHAGGKFDSDSYAVSGGLHGVGVSVVNALSFKLMVDIERDGKSFHQEYTRAKPGPLEVRGPSSHTGTTVTFWADPDIFETTTYNVETISRRLQEMAFLNKGLTITLRDERKTADLDEAAESAIAESAAQDDASDSEHKPLERTFHYPGGLVDYVKHLNSKKDPIHPSTIGFEVKGDTMEVEVAMQWNSSYNESVHSFANTINTHEGGTHEEGFRAALTSTVNKYAREKKLLKEKDSNLDGSDVREGLAAIISIRLREPQFEGQTKGKLGNTEAKSFVQTAANEWIADWLERNPTEAKVIISKAVSSAQARDAARRARELVRRKGALEIGGLPGKLADCRSTDPSKSELYIVEGDSAGGSAKSGRDSMFQAILPIRGKIINVEKARIDRVLRNTEVQSLITALGTGIHDDFDLAKLRYHKIVLMADADVDGQHIRTLLLTLLFRFMRPLVEAGHVYLAQPPLYKLKWTKGAHEFAYSDRERDGLIAQGEKAGRRLIKDEGVQRYKGLGEMNAKELWETTMDPEHRLLLQVTLEDAAQADDLFSVLMGEDVEARRSFITRNAKDVRFLDL
- a CDS encoding DciA family protein, with translation MADQADSSQNPVDGESPGLLPPPRGVDLARAALAAAREANAQRRQAAGRTPMVRRGGAAGLRRRRWSGPGPDARDPQPLAATMRTWVRTAGTGADLTKAMLFGRWAEIVGPEVADHCVPVSLVDGALTVQAESTAWATQIRMMAGPIVKRINDQMGDRSVKRLTARGPSGPTWRFGQRHVPGRGPRDTYG
- a CDS encoding hemerythrin domain-containing protein — protein: MSALDPRPLVGDGPAVTLTERPTARPTDLRATLDEAVHHAVRRDLQRLVQVLSDPVTTVRRAAIVGHIEFLVPRLLAHHAGEDRRWNRLCDRRPDLAGHAAAARSGHRAVRRAGQDVLSAARTWAADGDRDARTTLRRRVSDLAALAAEQFEHDERDRALLHEPTLALDRPRRTTTGPGRSPRRTGRRPASVAHETFWLVDELDPALAARIVGRHSRTARWAMRNLFSGGYNRSTHLMWVGGGDGPAI